The following nucleotide sequence is from Deltaproteobacteria bacterium.
ACCAGAAAAGGTACAATCGTACCCAATATGAGTACAAAAGATAAGAGCAATAATATATCATCCACTCTGTTTGGCAAAACCCGACGTGCTGTTCTATCCCTACTCTATACCCACACCGATGAAACTTTCTATCTCAGACAGATCAGCCGTACCGCCGGCGCCGGTCTGGGAGCTGTTCAGCGGGAGGTGGGGCAACTTTTTAGGGCGGGGATTATCCGTCGCATAGGACGTGGGCGAAATGTTTATTACCAGGCCAATCCTGATTGTCCTGTCTTTGAGGAGCTAAAAAGTTTGGTGGTTAAAACGGCTGGCGTGGGCGACGTGCTGCGGGCGGCCTTTACACCTCTTGCTGACCACATAAAAATTGCCCTCATTTACGGTTCCTTTGCTCGAGGAGAAGAGAAACAAAATAGCGATATAGATGTTCTAATAATCGGTATCGTGACCTTCGCTGAGATTGTCTCGGTGCTCAGGCAAGCCCAGGAAAAGCTCAGCCGTGAAATCAACCCTACCGTTTATCCATCTGATGAATTTCAATCGAAACTGGCAGCAGGCAATCATTTCCTCAAAATGGTCTTAAAGGAAAACAAGATCTTCCTCATCGGAGACGAGCGTGAGCTTACGAGACTGGCTCAAAAACGGCTGGCTGATTGAACATCAGCCCAGCGCGCAGGAAATCTTAGACTTGCTTGGTTTAGCAGACCGCGATCTTGCCGACTGCCAAACCCCAGGGCTCAGCACCGATTGGCGGTTTAGCATTGCTTACAATGCGGCTCTGCAAGCGGCAACAGCAGCATTGGCTGCATCGGGGTATCGAGCAGCACGGGAAGTCCACCATTATCGGATCATTCAATCGCTTGCCTTAACCCTTGAGGCTGATCTTAGTCTGCTTGAGCAATTCGACCGGTTTCGAAAGAAAAGAAACATCGGCGGTTATGAGCGGGCTGGAGCGGTTTCAGATATGGAAGCGAACGAAATGCTCAATCTGGCAAAAATGCTGCGTGAAGATGTAGAAAAATGGATTCGTGTAAACCATCCAGAGCTTCTGCCGTCGTAACTGCAGATGAAGACGTAATAGCTCAGGTTAACATGTTGGAAAAGGCCTTTCGCGGAACCATTACCACGGCCGTCAACCGCGAGTTGAACCTTTTGCGGCGGAATGGTGTGACCGGGCAGGAATTGTTCAAGACCCTTATCCGTATTTACCAGCAACATAACATGCGGGAATGGCTGGACCGCCGAAGCACATTACTTGAAGACCACCCGATTCCAAAGATCGTTGGCAGTGAATGGTTGACATGATTTCCCCTTCGCCTCAACCTATATCGGAATCAAATTTATCGGTCACCTTCTTTACTGGAATATTTTGGGTACTCCCAAAACCTTGACAGGGTCCTGGTCAGGATTCAGATTCATCAATTTCATTAAAGCCGGCTTAATCTCTTCCCATTTTTCCCAGGCCATCTCCCGCCAAAGCAACTTGTTTAAGCCGTTCCCTATAAATCATCCACTACCAGGGTCATCCCATCCCGGGCGGCAATGACTTTTAACCCGGTCTCTTGGCTTAATCGTTCCGCCATTTCCCATGGCTTGGCTTGGAGCATGCGCATTCCGAAGTGGGTCAGGACAACGGTTTTAGCCCGGCACTTTTTCAGGATCTCCTTTACATCCTGGATGGAAAGATGGTCAATCGGATGTTGGGGTTCGGTGAGAAGGACGACATTCATGATGAGCAGCTCACCGGGGTACTGGGAAAGGAGTTCGGGATAAAATTTTGTGTCCGTTATGCAAGAAACCGTCAGGCCGAAAAGGTAAAAATTAAATCCGTAGGTCTCCACGGAATGGATATGCCTGCCGGCCGTGGAAAATTTCAAACCTCCCACAGCATAATTCCCATTCTCTTTTAAAACCTTGGTCTGGTCCACATAACTTCGGACATAGCGGAAAATAACCGGATCTTCTTCGAGAGCATCTTCCGGGGCAAAAAGAACACCATGACGGCGGTACCCACCTTCCGTCATGGCTTCGATCATGGCGTTGATGTCGCCTGAATGGTCAAGATGTTTGTGCGAGAGGAGAATTCCATCCAGTTTCGTTGGGTCGAGTTTGGGCTTGCTGGCCAGGCAGCGCACCAGGGCTCCAGGCCCGGGGTCCAGGTAGAGGTTAACCCCCTGAAAGGATAACCAGAGGCCACCGGAAGATCGCAGTTGTTTGGCCACTACGAAGCGGGCGCCCGCCGTACCGATGAACTTGATCCAGTTTCTATGCGCTTCTTCCTTACCCATAAATATCCCAAATAAATTGCCACAGAGTCCACCGAGGACACAGAGTTACAAAAAAATATTTTATCGATTTTTTTGCCCTATTATTCTTTATGACCTCTGCGATCTCTGTGGTTTAATACTTTGCCTTTATTCCTTGTAAACCCGACAGGGCACAGCCCTAAGATTCGTTGAGCCAATGGCCGGCTCATAAGGGGGGTTATTATCCGTGAGAATATTGATGTTCGATTCCTTCCAGCCAGAGAGCTCCAAATCCGTCCGCTCCGGAAACCACCACCCGTAAGCTGCGATGACCACGGTGGGGTGCAAATCAGGGTCAAAGGCCACTTTCTGACGAATCGTTCCCATGGGAGTCTCGATACAAGCCCAATCCCCCTCTTGTAAACTAAGATTTACCGCCGTCTCCGGATTCAGCAGTACCACCGGGTCGGGTGATAGCCTGCGCAGCGAAGCTATATTCCTGTAGGCCGAATGAAAATAATGGGGGTCTTTGGCCGAGGTCAGGATCAGAGGAAAACTACGGGTGAGTTGAGGGTCCCCCTTGGGAGATTCCAACAGATCGTAATAGACGGGCAGAGGGTCATATCCCCATTCGGCGAACCGGGAGGAATAAATTTCCACTTTTCCCGAGGGGGTAGGGAAGCCTTCGCTTTCATAGCTTCTATAGGCCCACTTTCCTTTCAGGATGCCCACTTTTTTAAAATCCTCAAAGGTTATCTTGGCCGGTTTCAAAATATCGTCCAGGCACGCTCGCAGGTCCGGCCAAAACAACTTCTCTTTTTCCAATTTCTTCCCTAATTCGTTAAGCATCAGAGAATCCGGCCAGCATTCATCCGGCGGGTCTACAACTTTGGGCCGGGCCAGGATAAAGCCGTGGGGTAAGCCATAATGGCCGATGTCGTCGAACTCAAAATTCGTGGCCGCTGGCAGAACAATATCCGCCAGCTGGGCTGTAGGGGTCATGAAAATTTCGGCCACGGCCAGGAAGGCGAGTTGTTGCAAGGCCTGAAAAGTTTCTTTAGCGTTGGCATAACTCAAAAGGGGGTTACCCCCCTGGATATACATCACCCGGATGGGATGTGGTTTTCCGGAGAGGATCGTTTTGATGATCGATTGGCTGGGGGTAAACCCCATCTGGGCCGCCAGGCGAAACTCGGGGCTTAAGAGTTTTTCTCCTTTATCGCCAAAACTTTTGCTGAGGACAAATTCTCCCGGACGCATCACCGGCGGGCTGGTGCGATGCACATTCCCCCCGGGGGTATCCAGGTTCCCGGTGACCGCTTTCAGGATCATCAAAGCCCGGACGCACTGCACACTGTTTATAGTGTGCTCGAGGGCATTCCCCCATTGGATGCAAGCGGGCTTCGTCCGGGCATACAGGCGGGCGGCTTGAATAATGTTTTCTTCTGGAATCCAGGTGATTTCTGCAACGTGCTGCAGGGGATATTTTTGTAAATGGGTTTTTAGCTCATCAAAACCCACTGTCCACTTCTCTACGAACTCCCGATCATAGAGATCTTCCGCCACGATTACCTTCAGCATCCCCAGCGCCAGCGCCAGATCCGTCCCTGGCCTGGGCTGAAGCCAAAGATGGGCTTTCGATGCTAAAAGAGTCTTCCTCGGGTCGATGGTGATCAACTGGGCGCCGCCATCCAGGGCCCGGCGCAATTGAGACCCAATGATTCCTTCCTCGTTGGTCTGGAATAGATTACTTCCCCATACCAGGACCAGTGCGGGAGGATGGTCGTAATCCGGGACTGGGAAGAAGCCGCAGGTAATCAGGGCCCCCGTCTCCCGGGGCATGTGGCATATGGGTCCAGGGGTGACCACGTGAGGAACCTTGAGCCCATTGGCCAGCCGGATCATCATGTACAGCTCCAGGCCCTTGGGCGTCCCCTGGGCAAAGGCGATACCCCTCTCGTCATGCTGCTTGATTCTTTCGAGGATCTTCTGGGCGACCGTGGTCAGAGCTTCCTCCCAGGAAATTCTCTGCCATTTCCCTCCTCCTTTGGCCCCGGCTCTTTTTAAGGGGTACCGCAGCCGGTCCGGATGATTGAGCCGCTCGATTTGAGCGACTCCCTTAGCGCAGATCGTCCCTCGATTCAAGGGAGAATCCGGGTCACCTTCAACCTTGATGATCCGGCCTTTTTCTACGTGGAGGAGAAGCCCGCATCCCCCATGGTCCATGCGGGCACAATAAGTTTTAAAGATCATTTCCCCCCTTTTTCAAAAACAATATTTGCCACAGAGGGCACAGAGATCACAGAGTCATCAAAAATACTTAAAAACGTTTTTCAATGCTAGAGCAGGTTCAAACGGCAGGTCGATTCAGCCACGGAGAAGGCTGCTCAATCTTTTTAGCCTTTTATCTTAACCCTATTTTCCTCTGTGTTCTCTGTGCCCTCTGTGGTGAAAGTTTCTTTTCCAAAAATTCCCGGTTCGGCAAAATCCAGAACTTGCAGAGGTTTCTCGCCGATAAAATTCTGGAGGATCTTGGCAATCTGCAGAGCCTGTCCTAAGAGCATAAGGCGGGATTTTTGAAAAACGCAGCTTTTTATCTCGGTCTCTCCTTTTTCCAGGACGATCAGACACTCCACGAAAGTACAATTATCGTAAGCATGGCCGTCCAGTTCCACCCGCTCCTTGACGAACTTTTTATTCTTATACCGGGTCACGATCCCACGCATGATTCATTCCTTTCGAAAAACCTGGCCACTTCGTCCCTGCTGAAGACGGGTAAATCCTCCACCTTGCCCTGCCTCACCAGCTTGACTCCCTTCTCCTGTTCCTGAATTTTTCCGATCACGGATGCGGGAATCCCTTCGGCCTGAAGGGCTGCTATGATCTTGGCTGCTTCTCTTTCCGGGGCTGCGATTAAGAGAGCACCCGAGGCAATCAACCCTAAGGGATTTAGTCTGAGTTTTTGGCAAAGTACGGCTGTCTCCGGCAAGATGAATATTCTTTCCATCTCCACCATCATGCCGACGCCGGCGGCCGTAGCCAGTTCATAAAGCCCTGTGGCCAGCCCGCCCTCCGTTGGATCATGCATGGCATGGACCCTACCCGTACGGTTGGCGATTTGGGCATCCCGTACCACACTGATTCCCGGTGCCTTCAGAAGGCTCCGGCATTGTTTTATGAAATCCTCTCCCAGCAGTTCGGATAAACTTTTTTTCTCTCTGGCGATGAGAGCCGTCCCTTCAATGGCAATTCCTTTGGTAAGGATGATGTCGTCTCCAGGGCAGGTTTGTTCAGGTACGACCAATTTTTCTTTCTCCACCTCTCCTAACATCTGGCCAACGACTACCGGGCGGTCAAGGCCGTAAGTAATTTCTGTATGCCCGCCGCAGAGCACAACCCCCAGTTCTTGGCAGGCTGCGGCAATTTGGGCAAAGATAGTCTCCACCTCAGCAAAACCGGTTTTCCCTGCGGGCAAGAGCAGGGTGGCCAAGAACCACCGGGGGGTCCCTCCCATGGCGGCTATATCGTTGGCGTTGACTTGGACGGCGTACCAGCCGATCTGGTCCGTGGCAAAGGTGATGGGGTCGGTCTTGGCCACCAGGTAACGATCCGGGAAGGAGATTACCGTGGCATCCCTCCCAACGCCCGGCATAACAACCACCCTTTGGTCTTGTCGGGTATAACGGGAAAGCAGCCTGGAAAGCTCTTCGGGAGGCAGTTTTCCGGCCGGATAGGGAAAAAAGGGAGTTCCGGGCGTTTGCATATTATTCATATTGATTATTTTGCCATAGAGATCATTTCACCCCCTTCCTCTCCCATCTGAGGCGGGGAGAGGGAAAGGGTGAGGGGGTCATTGGTTGCGGCTATGCCGCGCGGCGTTCTCTTGAGCGCAAAGGTCTTGGCGGAAGATTACCGGCAGGGCGAATGGGTAATAATCAAGATTCCTTGAACCTTATTTTCTTTTGGGCCCGTAGAGGTCCCGGGCAACATCCTTGAGGCCGAGGGATTCGAGCGTCTTCCGCGAAGGTTTTCCACTGGGAGTCCAGCCGCTGGCCTTGTAAAATTCTTTGGTCATGACCTCCATGTTCGGAACCTTGCCAGCGTTACCACCCTCCTTGGTCGGTTCCAGTTGGCGAGGGGCCAGCACATCGTCCTGGCGATTAATCCCGCAGCGATTGTTGTACGCCCGGTGGAGCGCCATGATGCGTTCCCCGACTTTAAGCAGACTATGGGCGGTATATTTCGTTCCTGTGGCCGCTGTCAAAACGGCGGCCAAGTCTGAAGGTTTGAGAATGAAAGTCAGGAAGTAGCAGGAGACCATGGAATTGATCACGGCCGTCAAATCCTGGGAAAGTTTAACTAAATTGCCCTTGCCCTCACTCTGGAAAAGGGGGTAGGTACCTTTCAGTCCCCATTCTGGAACTGGATCCTGAACTCCCTCCCATAAGGGTGAGTGGCCATGCAGATGGCAGGCTCCCCTCGGGCCCACCGCATAGGTTAAGCCCATGCTGAAGAAGGTGCGCGGGTCGTGCATGGGGCTTTCCATCCCTTTGACGTGGACAGCATACTTCCAGGAATCCCCCCCCAATTTTTCCGCTGCCCTTTTGACCCCTTGCCCCAAGAGTGCCCCCATTTTTTCTTTTTTCCCGACCTGGTGCACCATAGCGATCATGGCCTGGGCATCGCCCCACTTTAAATCAACTCCCCCCGTATCTTCTTTTTTAATCAACCCTTTTTCATAAGCCTCCATGGCGAAG
It contains:
- a CDS encoding AIR synthase family protein; translated protein: MNNMQTPGTPFFPYPAGKLPPEELSRLLSRYTRQDQRVVVMPGVGRDATVISFPDRYLVAKTDPITFATDQIGWYAVQVNANDIAAMGGTPRWFLATLLLPAGKTGFAEVETIFAQIAAACQELGVVLCGGHTEITYGLDRPVVVGQMLGEVEKEKLVVPEQTCPGDDIILTKGIAIEGTALIAREKKSLSELLGEDFIKQCRSLLKAPGISVVRDAQIANRTGRVHAMHDPTEGGLATGLYELATAAGVGMMVEMERIFILPETAVLCQKLRLNPLGLIASGALLIAAPEREAAKIIAALQAEGIPASVIGKIQEQEKGVKLVRQGKVEDLPVFSRDEVARFFERNESCVGS
- a CDS encoding MBL fold metallo-hydrolase — protein: MGKEEAHRNWIKFIGTAGARFVVAKQLRSSGGLWLSFQGVNLYLDPGPGALVRCLASKPKLDPTKLDGILLSHKHLDHSGDINAMIEAMTEGGYRRHGVLFAPEDALEEDPVIFRYVRSYVDQTKVLKENGNYAVGGLKFSTAGRHIHSVETYGFNFYLFGLTVSCITDTKFYPELLSQYPGELLIMNVVLLTEPQHPIDHLSIQDVKEILKKCRAKTVVLTHFGMRMLQAKPWEMAERLSQETGLKVIAARDGMTLVVDDL
- a CDS encoding nucleotidyltransferase domain-containing protein, which translates into the protein MNLVTRKGTIVPNMSTKDKSNNISSTLFGKTRRAVLSLLYTHTDETFYLRQISRTAGAGLGAVQREVGQLFRAGIIRRIGRGRNVYYQANPDCPVFEELKSLVVKTAGVGDVLRAAFTPLADHIKIALIYGSFARGEEKQNSDIDVLIIGIVTFAEIVSVLRQAQEKLSREINPTVYPSDEFQSKLAAGNHFLKMVLKENKIFLIGDERELTRLAQKRLAD
- a CDS encoding molybdopterin-dependent oxidoreductase, whose product is MIFKTYCARMDHGGCGLLLHVEKGRIIKVEGDPDSPLNRGTICAKGVAQIERLNHPDRLRYPLKRAGAKGGGKWQRISWEEALTTVAQKILERIKQHDERGIAFAQGTPKGLELYMMIRLANGLKVPHVVTPGPICHMPRETGALITCGFFPVPDYDHPPALVLVWGSNLFQTNEEGIIGSQLRRALDGGAQLITIDPRKTLLASKAHLWLQPRPGTDLALALGMLKVIVAEDLYDREFVEKWTVGFDELKTHLQKYPLQHVAEITWIPEENIIQAARLYARTKPACIQWGNALEHTINSVQCVRALMILKAVTGNLDTPGGNVHRTSPPVMRPGEFVLSKSFGDKGEKLLSPEFRLAAQMGFTPSQSIIKTILSGKPHPIRVMYIQGGNPLLSYANAKETFQALQQLAFLAVAEIFMTPTAQLADIVLPAATNFEFDDIGHYGLPHGFILARPKVVDPPDECWPDSLMLNELGKKLEKEKLFWPDLRACLDDILKPAKITFEDFKKVGILKGKWAYRSYESEGFPTPSGKVEIYSSRFAEWGYDPLPVYYDLLESPKGDPQLTRSFPLILTSAKDPHYFHSAYRNIASLRRLSPDPVVLLNPETAVNLSLQEGDWACIETPMGTIRQKVAFDPDLHPTVVIAAYGWWFPERTDLELSGWKESNINILTDNNPPYEPAIGSTNLRAVPCRVYKE